One segment of Syntrophorhabdaceae bacterium DNA contains the following:
- a CDS encoding pentapeptide repeat-containing protein, which yields MDKKETWERLLQIGVVEGPMIKGRWDLTGAHLTWAYLREADLAGVCLDGAFLRGADLTGADLRGADLAEARLTGANLKGANLVGVGLVGAHVGGLDLRDANLSGARLSGLNLTSANISGGHLAWADLHDANLRGLDFSAIDLTGANLAGANLHGANLREVSLRFADLTGTGLGSADLGNANLSGLDLSACDLGEAKLKGADLHEANLRGIDLKGCDLRGCDLRGCDLSSFNLTEINLTGADLTGADLSGADLTGADLSHCRLIHVNLTGARLKDCLIHGIIVADVILEDAWQSNLIIAPKGRPIVAVDDLEAAELLSLFLYRPRARRMVDAVFSNVVLILGKFTRERRMIAHALRRELGGLNYTPVLVDLEGRENYDLKETVSLLARMSRFVVGDITETGGIPIELADVLPYLSTVPVQLISQGSSREGRPFESPKKFPWVLPLFSYTDSRHAVASLRESVILPAEARRGTQGKDEVSREKGEGVPAEEGPPEEKAFTSL from the coding sequence ATGGATAAGAAAGAGACGTGGGAGAGACTCCTTCAGATCGGAGTGGTCGAAGGTCCCATGATCAAGGGAAGATGGGACCTCACAGGAGCCCATCTTACATGGGCGTACCTGCGGGAAGCGGACCTCGCGGGCGTCTGCCTTGACGGCGCGTTTCTCAGGGGGGCCGATCTTACGGGGGCCGATCTCAGGGGGGCCGATCTCGCGGAAGCCCGTCTCACCGGTGCGAACCTCAAGGGCGCCAATCTCGTGGGCGTCGGCCTTGTGGGGGCCCACGTAGGAGGTCTCGATCTCAGGGACGCCAACCTCAGCGGCGCACGGCTCTCGGGACTTAACCTTACGAGCGCAAACATATCAGGGGGCCATCTCGCCTGGGCCGACCTTCATGATGCGAACCTGAGGGGGCTCGATTTCAGCGCCATCGATCTCACCGGGGCCAATCTTGCGGGTGCAAATCTGCATGGAGCCAACCTTCGGGAGGTTTCTTTGCGGTTTGCCGATCTCACCGGGACCGGACTGGGCAGCGCAGACCTCGGGAATGCTAATTTAAGCGGCCTCGACCTCAGCGCCTGCGATCTGGGCGAAGCAAAATTGAAGGGCGCCGACCTCCATGAGGCCAACCTCCGTGGGATCGATCTTAAGGGTTGCGATCTCAGGGGTTGCGATCTCAGGGGTTGCGATCTCAGCTCCTTCAATCTCACTGAAATCAATCTTACCGGGGCGGACCTTACGGGTGCCGATTTGAGCGGGGCGGACCTTACCGGGGCGGACCTGAGCCATTGTCGTCTCATACACGTGAACCTCACGGGGGCGAGGCTCAAAGACTGCCTGATCCATGGGATTATCGTGGCCGACGTGATCCTTGAGGACGCCTGGCAATCGAATCTTATCATTGCTCCAAAGGGTCGGCCCATAGTTGCCGTGGATGATCTCGAGGCCGCCGAACTCCTCAGCCTCTTTCTTTATCGTCCCCGGGCGAGGAGGATGGTTGATGCGGTTTTTTCGAACGTGGTGCTTATCCTGGGGAAATTCACGAGGGAACGGCGGATGATCGCCCATGCCCTCCGGAGAGAGCTGGGGGGACTGAATTATACCCCCGTGCTCGTGGACCTCGAGGGACGGGAGAATTACGACCTTAAAGAAACCGTCTCCCTCCTGGCCCGCATGTCCCGGTTCGTAGTCGGAGACATTACGGAGACCGGGGGTATCCCCATCGAGCTGGCAGACGTCCTGCCGTACCTGTCAACCGTGCCGGTCCAGCTGATTTCACAGGGATCTTCGAGGGAGGGCCGTCCTTTCGAGTCGCCGAAAAAATTTCCCTGGGTTTTACCTCTTTTCAGCTACACGGACAGCCGGCATGCCGTCGCCTCTTTACGGGAAAGCGTGATCCTGCCGGCCGAAGCACGGAGGGGGACGCAGGGGAAGGACGAAGTCTCTCGTGAAAAGGGGGAAGGAGTACCCGCAGAAGAAGGCCCGCCTGAAGAGAAGGCATTCACTTCACTATAG
- a CDS encoding glucose-1-phosphate adenylyltransferase family protein has product MKDVLALILAGGRVDDLGVLTFFRPKSVMPFGGLYRVIDFAMSNLSRSGIEKVGILSQYRHLHLMQHIANGMPWDMVGRNRFATVLPPFQGPHESKWYRGTADAVYQNLHFIEQNKTELVIILSGDHVYSMDYGKLIDFHLETKADLTMAFTKIPEHGANRFGIGHIRDEDPRGGRVLHYVEKPEKPPYEWASLTIFVIEPRLLVKVLEANALRESHEFGKDIIPELVKGKKVYGYKHEGYWGYTRTFREYWDTSMELVRPHPKIDLKSWQIITNLEHSNIRDGQPALVGREASIHNSLFYSGCHIGGTVRNSILFPGSRVADGAIVEDSILFFGATVERDAQVRGVIADTGAVIGKGTEIGGNPPEELTIIGREASIPAKLKISHGVTVYPGVVQKHFHKVKYGPGEIIT; this is encoded by the coding sequence ATGAAAGACGTACTGGCGCTTATCCTCGCAGGCGGCAGGGTGGACGACCTGGGGGTGCTCACCTTTTTCAGACCAAAATCCGTGATGCCCTTCGGCGGCCTTTATCGCGTCATCGACTTTGCCATGAGCAACCTCTCCCGCTCCGGCATAGAGAAGGTGGGCATTCTTTCCCAATATCGCCACCTCCATCTCATGCAGCACATCGCCAACGGCATGCCGTGGGATATGGTAGGGAGAAACAGGTTTGCCACCGTCCTTCCCCCTTTTCAGGGCCCTCACGAATCGAAGTGGTATCGCGGAACCGCGGATGCCGTGTACCAGAACCTTCATTTTATCGAGCAGAACAAGACAGAGCTGGTAATCATCCTTTCGGGCGACCACGTCTACAGTATGGATTACGGGAAGCTCATCGATTTTCACCTTGAAACGAAAGCCGACCTTACCATGGCGTTTACGAAAATTCCGGAGCACGGCGCGAATCGCTTCGGTATCGGCCATATCCGCGATGAAGACCCGAGGGGCGGCAGGGTGCTCCACTACGTTGAAAAGCCTGAGAAGCCGCCCTACGAATGGGCATCACTGACCATCTTCGTGATTGAGCCGCGCCTGCTCGTCAAGGTCCTCGAAGCGAACGCCTTGAGAGAGTCCCATGAGTTCGGTAAAGATATCATACCGGAGTTGGTGAAGGGGAAAAAAGTGTATGGCTACAAGCATGAAGGTTACTGGGGCTATACCCGCACATTCCGGGAATACTGGGACACCAGCATGGAGCTCGTGCGGCCCCACCCGAAGATAGACCTCAAATCATGGCAGATTATCACGAACCTCGAGCACAGTAATATTCGCGACGGTCAGCCGGCCCTGGTCGGCCGGGAGGCCTCGATCCATAATTCTCTTTTTTACTCCGGCTGTCATATAGGAGGGACCGTGAGGAATTCCATACTCTTTCCCGGATCGAGGGTGGCCGATGGGGCAATCGTGGAAGATTCCATACTCTTTTTCGGGGCTACCGTGGAAAGAGACGCCCAGGTGAGGGGTGTGATTGCCGATACGGGCGCGGTAATCGGCAAGGGAACCGAGATCGGGGGTAACCCTCCCGAGGAGCTTACCATTATCGGGAGGGAGGCCTCTATCCCGGCCAAACTGAAGATCTCCCACGGGGTGACGGTCTATCCGGGTGTCGTGCAAAAACATTTTCATAAGGTCAAGTACGGGCCGGGAGAAATAATCACATGA
- a CDS encoding sugar phosphate nucleotidyltransferase — protein MRDTITMLLAGGVGSRLNILVSRRAKPAVPFGGIYRIIDFTLSNIANSGLTRVAVLTQYKPLSLMDHIGNGSSWDLTGRTRSIRILPPKTGETDWDWYRGTADAVRQNIEFLGSGNDYKDVLILSGDHVYAMDYRLLIEFHRERAAKVTIGMIEVPWIETPNFGIGIIDSESRIIDWEEKPKKARSNLASMGIYVFDRDYLLKMLKRTKEEDFGHHIIPNAMKEGSVYAYLFTDYWRDVGTVQAYWDANMDLLDPNSPLEPEAWRTRTNVIGEEISFDRPPICVTSGAEVSESAISPGCVIEGRVEHSVLSPGVLIAPGAMVKDSVIMHDTVIKEGARLYRCIVDKHVIIGRKCTIGMGDAGKANAEFPEQLNSGLTLVGRRAEVPDKVQVGTNCILYPEIKRADFEGPVIEDGSVVKKLS, from the coding sequence ATGAGAGATACGATCACCATGCTTCTGGCGGGCGGCGTGGGAAGCAGGCTCAATATTCTCGTGAGCAGGAGGGCAAAACCTGCGGTGCCCTTCGGGGGCATCTACCGGATCATCGATTTTACCCTGAGCAACATCGCCAATTCAGGGCTCACAAGGGTCGCCGTCCTTACTCAGTACAAACCCCTTTCCCTGATGGACCATATCGGCAACGGCTCATCATGGGACCTGACGGGCCGCACCCGGAGCATCCGGATCCTCCCCCCCAAAACGGGCGAGACCGACTGGGACTGGTACAGGGGCACGGCCGATGCGGTGAGGCAGAACATCGAATTCCTGGGCTCCGGAAATGATTACAAGGACGTCCTGATCCTCTCGGGAGATCATGTGTATGCCATGGATTACCGGTTGCTGATTGAGTTCCATCGCGAGAGGGCAGCCAAGGTGACGATCGGGATGATCGAAGTCCCCTGGATCGAGACGCCGAACTTCGGGATCGGCATTATCGACAGCGAGTCGAGGATCATCGATTGGGAGGAAAAACCGAAGAAGGCCCGGTCCAACCTTGCCTCCATGGGGATCTATGTCTTTGACAGGGATTACCTTCTGAAAATGCTCAAAAGGACCAAGGAAGAAGACTTCGGACACCACATCATCCCCAATGCCATGAAAGAGGGTAGTGTCTATGCCTACCTTTTCACCGATTACTGGCGCGATGTGGGTACGGTCCAGGCCTATTGGGACGCGAACATGGACCTCCTGGACCCGAATTCACCCCTCGAACCGGAAGCCTGGAGAACCAGAACGAATGTAATCGGCGAGGAGATCTCTTTCGACCGGCCCCCCATATGCGTCACCTCGGGCGCCGAAGTGTCTGAATCGGCCATATCCCCGGGCTGCGTGATCGAGGGCAGGGTGGAGCATTCCGTGCTCTCACCGGGGGTGCTGATTGCGCCCGGAGCAATGGTAAAGGATTCCGTGATCATGCATGACACGGTCATCAAAGAGGGCGCCCGGCTGTACCGCTGTATCGTCGACAAGCACGTAATCATAGGAAGGAAATGCACTATCGGTATGGGTGACGCGGGAAAGGCCAATGCCGAATTTCCCGAGCAGCTCAATTCCGGTCTGACCCTCGTGGGGAGGCGTGCGGAAGTCCCGGATAAGGTCCAGGTAGGGACCAATTGTATCCTCTATCCCGAAATAAAAAGGGCCGATTTCGAAGGTCCGGTAATAGAGGACGGCTCGGTGGTCAAGAAACTCTCCTGA
- a CDS encoding ABC transporter ATP-binding protein/permease, with amino-acid sequence MMGPDENPLSPSSKAAPAINIFDWQLWKGFWGIAKLYWFSDEKWKARGVLGLLLVFLFAFSGMNITLNFVGRDFMTALAEKNLSEFYRNMTIYIGVFIVATPVAAFFSYVIRKLGVNWRLWLTNYFISRYFANRAYYRIDQEGKIDNPDQRISQDISSFTLQSLEFLSLLFFSVVQFFTFVGILWSISTRLVIVLTIYATVGTALTMLFGKKLINLNFLQLRKEADLRYGLVHTRDNAESIAFYQGEEREASQVRHRLRNAVANLNLLIGWQRNLGFVARAYEYLIFVIPYAVIAPLYFNGQIKFGVITQAAGAFSQVLSALSIVVSQFEQIGAFAAGIARLKAFSDAIAGIRRDEITGILPTIESIEEPRLAVEHMTLKTPNYGHTLFEDLSLSVPTRGSLLIMGASGAGKSSLLRALAGLWTSGTGRVIRPPLGDMLFLPQSPYMILGSLREQLLYPHLTRKIKKEELSEILNRVRLENLAERVGGFDSQMDWGHLLSLGEQQRLAFARLLLSAPPYAFLDEATSALDVRNETHLYTLLKKAGTTYVSVGHRPTLIGHHDYVLELKGEGRWRLVSAAAFHQRLAGHE; translated from the coding sequence ATGATGGGCCCGGATGAGAACCCACTGTCGCCGTCTTCCAAAGCGGCTCCCGCAATAAACATTTTTGATTGGCAGCTTTGGAAAGGGTTCTGGGGGATCGCAAAACTCTATTGGTTCTCGGATGAAAAATGGAAGGCCCGCGGCGTCCTGGGGCTTCTTTTGGTCTTTCTCTTTGCCTTTTCAGGCATGAATATCACTCTCAACTTCGTGGGCAGGGATTTCATGACGGCCCTGGCCGAGAAGAATTTGAGCGAGTTTTACCGCAACATGACCATCTACATCGGGGTTTTCATCGTGGCCACCCCGGTGGCAGCCTTCTTCTCATATGTGATCAGAAAACTCGGAGTCAACTGGCGGCTATGGCTCACAAACTATTTCATTTCCCGGTATTTCGCCAACCGGGCTTATTACCGTATCGACCAGGAAGGCAAGATCGATAACCCCGACCAGCGAATCTCGCAGGATATTTCGTCCTTTACCCTCCAAAGCCTTGAATTCCTTTCCCTCCTCTTCTTCTCGGTGGTCCAGTTTTTTACTTTTGTAGGTATTCTGTGGTCGATTTCGACGCGTCTCGTAATCGTGCTCACCATCTATGCCACGGTAGGCACCGCCCTGACCATGCTCTTCGGCAAGAAACTGATCAACCTGAACTTCCTGCAACTGAGAAAAGAGGCCGATCTCAGGTACGGCCTCGTCCATACGAGGGATAATGCCGAATCGATCGCTTTTTATCAGGGGGAGGAGAGGGAAGCTTCCCAGGTAAGGCATCGCCTCCGCAACGCGGTGGCGAATCTGAACCTCCTCATCGGGTGGCAAAGGAATCTCGGGTTTGTGGCAAGGGCCTACGAGTATCTCATATTCGTAATCCCCTATGCGGTCATAGCCCCCCTCTACTTCAACGGACAGATAAAATTCGGCGTCATCACCCAGGCGGCAGGGGCCTTTTCCCAGGTATTGAGCGCCCTGTCGATCGTGGTCTCCCAATTCGAACAGATCGGCGCCTTTGCCGCCGGCATCGCCCGTCTCAAGGCCTTTTCCGATGCCATAGCGGGCATCAGGCGAGACGAGATCACAGGAATATTGCCTACCATCGAATCAATCGAGGAACCTCGTCTTGCCGTGGAGCATATGACCCTGAAGACGCCCAACTACGGCCATACCCTCTTTGAAGACCTTTCCCTTTCCGTTCCAACCCGCGGCAGCCTGTTGATCATGGGCGCGAGCGGTGCGGGCAAAAGCTCTTTGCTCCGGGCCCTGGCGGGATTATGGACGTCCGGAACGGGCCGGGTCATACGACCGCCGCTCGGGGACATGCTCTTCCTCCCCCAGAGCCCCTACATGATTTTGGGCTCTCTGAGGGAACAGCTCCTCTACCCGCACCTCACCCGCAAGATCAAAAAGGAAGAGCTTTCCGAGATATTGAACAGAGTGAGGCTCGAAAACCTCGCCGAAAGGGTCGGAGGGTTCGATTCCCAGATGGATTGGGGCCATCTGCTCTCCCTGGGTGAACAGCAGCGTCTCGCATTCGCGCGCCTCCTTTTGTCGGCCCCCCCTTATGCCTTTCTCGACGAGGCCACGAGCGCCCTTGACGTCCGGAATGAAACCCATCTCTACACCCTTCTCAAAAAAGCGGGGACCACCTACGTCAGCGTGGGCCACAGGCCAACCCTCATCGGCCATCACGATTATGTGCTCGAATTAAAAGGGGAAGGTCGTTGGAGGCTGGTTTCGGCTGCGGCCTTTCATCAGAGGTTGGCGGGGCATGAATAA
- a CDS encoding ABC transporter ATP-binding protein produces MGIFRPSQDMKNFIRFLSSMREYRWRVASSVVLGIFQYNIPVAFPWILKDLIDHIFLGKPSAAGLTFNQLMGAAVLLFLALAAITYFRTLVTDRLAQHMTFTLRSSLFQHLQRLPMDFFQRFQTGAISSRLITDVNMAQDVINVAGANFLMDVTTLTTITVVVFLMNWKLALVAYCSLPLYLLMQSVTGRRMRDNARESRRRMELIEGDLHETVSGISDVKSFTFEEAEFGRFCERYKGYLEAVYRNIRTRGISLAITTALTRIPAVLVIWVGGLMVLDRSLTIGSLMAFYAYLEMIYGPLTRLSEVNIQIANARAAMDRLFQLLDTKPEIQANPSARLIVHGGRISFDNVVFGYRPEQPVIRRVRLEIPSGQSIALVGESGSGKSTMIKLLIRFHDPWEGRISIDGQNVCEVDISSLRSQIAVVQQDMTLFSGSVEDNIRLGKPGATRQDVIEAIELANAASFIDELPEGLDTKIGERGMSLSGGQKQRIAIARAFLKNAPILVLDESTSNLDTVSETLIHQALKRLIQRRTTIIIAHRVSTVMLADRAAVFCQGEVVQQGSHEELLQQVEGQYSRLYGVGLAKEDINEAASALSRLGR; encoded by the coding sequence GTTGCAAGCTCGGTCGTCCTTGGCATTTTCCAGTACAATATCCCCGTCGCCTTCCCATGGATACTCAAGGACCTCATCGACCATATTTTCCTGGGAAAGCCCAGCGCGGCGGGCCTCACTTTTAACCAGCTCATGGGGGCCGCGGTGCTGCTTTTCCTGGCACTGGCGGCGATCACTTATTTCAGGACCTTAGTCACAGACCGGCTCGCCCAGCATATGACCTTCACTCTGCGGTCATCCCTTTTCCAGCACCTCCAGAGGCTGCCCATGGACTTCTTTCAGAGGTTCCAGACCGGCGCCATCTCATCCCGGCTCATTACGGACGTCAATATGGCCCAGGATGTGATCAACGTCGCCGGGGCCAATTTCCTGATGGATGTCACCACCCTTACCACCATTACGGTAGTCGTCTTCCTTATGAACTGGAAACTGGCCCTTGTCGCCTATTGCTCCCTCCCTTTATATCTGCTCATGCAGAGCGTCACCGGGAGAAGGATGCGGGATAATGCCCGGGAATCGAGGAGGCGGATGGAGCTCATCGAGGGGGACCTGCACGAAACGGTTTCCGGGATCTCGGACGTAAAAAGCTTCACCTTCGAAGAGGCTGAGTTCGGGAGATTTTGCGAGCGGTACAAGGGCTACCTCGAGGCGGTCTACAGAAACATCCGGACCCGCGGGATCTCCCTTGCCATCACCACTGCCCTGACCCGTATCCCCGCAGTGCTCGTGATCTGGGTCGGCGGCCTCATGGTGCTCGACCGAAGCCTCACGATCGGCTCTCTCATGGCCTTTTACGCGTATCTCGAGATGATTTACGGTCCCTTGACCCGCCTTAGCGAGGTAAACATCCAGATCGCCAATGCGAGGGCGGCTATGGACCGCCTGTTCCAATTGCTCGATACCAAGCCCGAGATCCAGGCGAATCCCTCGGCGAGGCTTATCGTACACGGCGGGAGGATCTCCTTTGACAATGTCGTCTTCGGCTATCGCCCGGAACAGCCGGTCATCAGAAGAGTACGCCTCGAGATCCCGTCCGGGCAAAGCATCGCCCTGGTCGGCGAGAGCGGGTCGGGGAAATCGACTATGATAAAGCTGCTGATCCGGTTCCACGACCCCTGGGAAGGGAGGATTTCTATCGACGGCCAGAACGTGTGCGAGGTGGATATCTCGTCCCTCAGGTCCCAGATCGCGGTGGTGCAACAGGACATGACCCTCTTCAGCGGCTCCGTTGAAGATAATATCCGACTGGGAAAACCGGGCGCCACGCGGCAGGACGTGATCGAGGCGATCGAGCTTGCAAACGCGGCATCCTTTATCGATGAGCTGCCGGAGGGATTGGACACCAAAATCGGTGAGAGGGGCATGAGCCTTTCCGGAGGTCAAAAACAGCGGATTGCCATCGCCCGCGCCTTTTTGAAAAACGCCCCCATACTCGTACTCGACGAATCTACGTCAAACCTCGACACCGTTTCCGAGACCTTGATCCATCAGGCCCTTAAACGGCTTATCCAGAGACGCACCACCATAATCATCGCCCATCGGGTGTCGACGGTGATGCTCGCGGACAGGGCCGCCGTATTCTGTCAGGGCGAAGTGGTCCAGCAAGGCTCGCACGAGGAGCTTCTGCAACAGGTCGAAGGCCAGTATAGCCGGCTTTACGGCGTTGGTCTTGCGAAGGAGGATATCAACGAGGCCGCGTCTGCTTTGAGCAGGCTCGGCAGATAG